In one Mycoplasmopsis canis PG 14 genomic region, the following are encoded:
- a CDS encoding inorganic diphosphatase: protein MKKIDVKIEIQKNSRIKYEYNRKTKEIEVDRILRGDFVYPCNYGFVPEALDWDGDELDVLLYSEETFQPGVKLSARIIGAMKMIDDGETDTKLIAVHADDYRLDHIQKLEDLPSPFLDTVKTFFSTYKNWKRPGITVVSGFEGIEYAEKEYEECVHLMNEYGSMDKKDFIKKMQKEHPEKYTF, encoded by the coding sequence ATGAAAAAAATTGATGTTAAAATTGAAATTCAAAAAAATTCAAGAATTAAATATGAATATAATAGAAAAACAAAAGAAATTGAAGTAGACAGAATTCTTAGAGGAGATTTTGTTTATCCATGTAATTACGGATTTGTTCCTGAAGCTCTTGATTGAGATGGGGATGAGTTAGATGTATTATTGTACTCAGAAGAAACATTTCAACCAGGTGTTAAATTAAGTGCGAGAATCATTGGTGCAATGAAAATGATTGATGATGGAGAAACTGATACAAAATTAATAGCGGTTCATGCAGATGATTATAGACTTGATCATATACAAAAACTAGAAGATTTACCATCTCCATTTTTAGATACAGTTAAAACATTTTTCAGCACATACAAAAACTGAAAACGTCCTGGAATTACAGTTGTTTCAGGGTTTGAAGGTATTGAATATGCCGAAAAAGAGTATGAAGAATGTGTTCACTTAATGAATGAATATGGGTCAATGGATAAAAAAGATTTCATCAAGAAAATGCAAAAAGAACACCCAGAAAAATATACATTTTAA
- the lepA gene encoding translation elongation factor 4 — translation MNKSKIKNFSIIAHIDHGKSTLADRILEMTNTVSNRDLTDQFLDSMDLEKERGITIKLNAVQIKYKDYIFHLIDTPGHVDFTYEVSRSLAASEGALLIVDATQGIEAQTLANVYLALENNLEIIPVINKIDLPSANVEEVKKEIEDVIGISTENAVLVSAKTGLGVDKLLDAIVEYIPSPVNADDEKPLKALIFDSYFDPYRGVVMLVRIFEGKLKTGDKFKFMSRTDEENSYHVIDLGVRNPHESKKDYLSAGEVGWVSAAIRDAKEVNVGDTITLIERPTKEALPGYKKMKPVVFTGFYPVDTRDYSLLKESLEKISLSDSSITWEQETSKALGFGFRVGFLGLLHMEILQERLDREYKVGIIATSPSVEYKVTMTNGEVEMIANPTLLPDRTFIDKIEEPYVEAHIFIPNEYIGNVMELCQNKRGIYKSLEMIDSKRSSVVYELPLAETIFDFFDRLKSTTKGYASFEYEWLGYRESDLVKVDILLNGDKVDAFSMITHRERAYENARELCQKLKEAIPRQNFEVPVQATIGGKIIARETIKAYRKDVTAKLYGGDVTRRQKLLKKQKEGKKRMKKLGSIEVPQEAFLSILKTNIDTKK, via the coding sequence ATGAATAAATCAAAAATTAAAAACTTTTCAATAATAGCACACATTGATCATGGAAAAAGCACCTTAGCAGATAGAATTTTAGAAATGACAAATACTGTTAGCAATAGGGATTTAACTGATCAATTTCTAGATTCAATGGATCTTGAAAAAGAACGTGGTATAACAATAAAATTAAATGCTGTTCAAATTAAATATAAAGATTATATTTTTCATTTAATTGATACACCAGGTCATGTTGATTTTACATATGAAGTTTCAAGATCTTTAGCTGCCTCAGAAGGAGCATTGTTAATTGTTGATGCTACACAAGGTATTGAAGCGCAAACTTTAGCTAATGTTTATTTAGCGCTAGAAAATAATTTAGAAATTATTCCGGTTATAAATAAAATAGATTTACCTAGTGCAAATGTAGAAGAAGTGAAAAAAGAAATAGAAGATGTTATCGGTATCTCTACCGAAAATGCCGTATTAGTTTCTGCAAAAACTGGTCTTGGTGTTGATAAATTATTAGATGCCATAGTTGAATATATTCCTAGCCCAGTTAATGCAGATGACGAAAAACCTTTAAAAGCATTAATATTTGATAGCTACTTTGATCCTTATAGAGGGGTTGTTATGTTGGTGCGTATTTTTGAAGGAAAATTAAAAACTGGTGATAAATTCAAATTTATGTCTAGAACTGATGAAGAAAACTCATACCATGTAATTGATTTAGGGGTTAGAAATCCTCATGAATCAAAAAAAGATTATTTATCAGCTGGTGAAGTTGGGTGAGTTTCTGCCGCAATTAGAGATGCAAAAGAAGTTAACGTTGGAGATACAATAACCTTAATAGAAAGACCTACAAAGGAAGCGTTGCCTGGTTACAAAAAAATGAAACCAGTTGTTTTTACTGGTTTTTACCCTGTAGATACAAGAGATTACTCATTACTAAAAGAAAGCTTAGAAAAAATTTCTTTAAGCGACTCATCAATAACATGGGAACAAGAAACATCAAAAGCTTTAGGATTCGGATTTAGAGTTGGGTTCTTGGGTCTTTTACACATGGAAATCCTTCAAGAAAGATTAGATCGTGAATATAAAGTAGGAATCATAGCAACAAGCCCTAGTGTTGAATATAAAGTAACAATGACAAATGGTGAAGTAGAAATGATAGCAAACCCTACATTACTTCCAGATAGAACATTTATAGATAAAATTGAAGAGCCATATGTAGAAGCGCACATATTTATACCTAACGAATATATTGGTAATGTTATGGAATTATGTCAAAATAAAAGAGGTATTTATAAATCGCTAGAAATGATAGACTCGAAAAGAAGTTCTGTTGTTTATGAGTTACCTTTAGCAGAAACAATTTTCGACTTTTTTGATAGGCTTAAATCTACAACAAAAGGTTATGCAAGTTTTGAATATGAATGATTAGGTTACAGAGAAAGTGATTTAGTCAAGGTTGATATCTTATTAAATGGAGATAAGGTTGATGCCTTTTCGATGATAACCCATAGAGAAAGAGCGTACGAAAACGCAAGAGAGCTATGTCAAAAACTTAAAGAAGCAATCCCTAGACAAAACTTTGAAGTACCTGTTCAAGCAACAATTGGCGGAAAAATAATTGCCAGAGAAACAATCAAGGCTTATCGTAAGGATGTTACAGCTAAACTTTATGGTGGTGATGTAACAAGAAGACAAAAACTACTTAAAAAACAAAAAGAAGGAAAGAAAAGAATGAAAAAACTAGGAAGTATAGAAGTTCCGCAAGAAGCATTCTTATCAATTCTTAAAACAAATATTGACACAAAGAAATAG
- a CDS encoding LacI family DNA-binding transcriptional regulator, with the protein MNNNNNKKQISYKEIAEQAGTSISTISRYYNDGYVSERTRQKILEIVTKNEYFPNHGARLIRGKDNSIFVVMPIWTQNLYNSIISGIITSASKSERRVNTTYSNSSTVDYIETIRYALSWKPLAIVVLVPQHDKDLFDFLKKVNDTIVVVYGHRVPGLNWIKPDLKTGFSELVEKFVDANTKKVAFVIDSRLSESQKTERQNGFEIACRDLGVEGVVLTLETKKDLAAIVELSKKLKMLGIKNIVCSTHESYVSITTTLGTKEYNVTDIGYQSVYDTIKNYKAKIFIDYPRIGMMIDRIISENKETGDLQERTLNTMIISDKN; encoded by the coding sequence ATGAATAATAACAACAACAAAAAACAAATATCTTATAAAGAAATTGCTGAGCAAGCAGGAACATCAATATCTACTATAAGTAGATATTATAATGATGGATATGTATCAGAAAGAACTAGACAAAAAATATTAGAAATTGTCACTAAAAATGAGTACTTTCCAAATCACGGAGCTAGACTAATTAGAGGTAAAGATAATTCAATTTTTGTCGTAATGCCTATTTGAACTCAAAATTTATATAACTCAATCATAAGTGGTATCATAACTTCGGCCTCAAAATCAGAAAGAAGAGTTAATACAACATATTCAAATAGTAGTACAGTAGATTATATTGAAACTATTAGATATGCTCTTTCATGAAAGCCTTTAGCTATAGTAGTTTTAGTTCCACAACACGACAAAGATCTTTTTGATTTTCTTAAAAAAGTTAATGATACTATTGTTGTTGTTTATGGACATCGTGTACCAGGGTTAAATTGAATTAAACCAGATTTAAAAACAGGATTTAGTGAATTAGTAGAAAAATTCGTTGATGCAAATACTAAGAAAGTAGCTTTTGTTATAGACTCAAGACTAAGTGAAAGTCAAAAAACAGAAAGACAAAATGGTTTTGAGATTGCATGTAGAGATTTAGGAGTTGAAGGGGTCGTTTTAACTTTGGAAACAAAAAAAGATCTAGCTGCTATTGTTGAATTAAGTAAAAAGTTAAAGATGCTAGGAATAAAAAATATTGTTTGTTCAACACATGAATCATACGTTTCTATTACAACAACTCTTGGGACAAAAGAATATAATGTAACTGATATAGGATACCAATCCGTTTACGATACAATAAAAAATTACAAAGCAAAGATTTTTATTGATTATCCAAGAATTGGTATGATGATAGATAGAATTATAAGCGAGAATAAAGAAACAGGGGACTTACAAGAAAGAACATTAAACACAATGATTATTTCTGACAAAAACTAA
- the cas9 gene encoding type II CRISPR RNA-guided endonuclease Cas9 (Cas9, originally named Csn1, is the large, multifunctional signature protein of type II CRISPR/Cas systems. It is well known even to general audiences because its RNA-guided endonuclease activity has made it a popular tool for custom editing of eukaryotic genomes.), with protein MEKKRKVTLGFDLGIASVGWAIVDSETNQVYKLGSRLFDAPDTNLERRTQRGTRRLLRRRKYRNQKFYNLVKRTEVFGLSSREAIENRFRELSIKYPNIIELKTKALSQEVCPDEIAWILHDYLKNRGYFYDEKETKEDFDQQTVESMPSYKLNEFYKKYGYFKGALSQPTESEMKDNKDLKEAFFFDFSNKEWLKEINYFFNVQKNILSETFIEEFKKIFSFTRDISKGPGSDNMPSPYGIFGEFGDNGQGGRYEHIWDKNIGKCSIFTNEQRAPKYLPSALIFNFLNELANIRLYSTDKKNIQPLWKLSSVDKLNILLNLFNLPISEKKKKLTSTNINDIVKKESIKSIMISVEDIDMIKDEWAGKEPNVYGVGLSGLNIEESAKENKFKFQDLKILNVLINLLDNVGIKFEFKDRNDIIKNLELLDNLYLFLIYQKESNNKDSSIDLFIAKNESLNIENLKLKLKEFLLGAGNEFENHNSKTHSLSKKAIDEILPKLLDNNEGWNLEAIKNYDEEIKSQIEDNSSLMAKQDKKYLNDNFLKDAILPPNVKVTFQQAILIFNKIIQKFSKDFEIDKVVIELAREMTQDQENDALKGIAKAQKSKKSLVEERLEANNIDKSVFNDKYEKLIYKIFLWISQDFKDPYTGAQISVNEIVNNKVEIDHIIPYSLCFDDSSANKVLVHKQSNQEKSNSLPYEYIKQGHSGWNWDEFTKYVKRVFVNNVDSILSKKERLKKSENLLTASYDGYDKLGFLARNLNDTRYATILFRDQLNNYAEHHLIDNKKMFKVIAMNGAVTSFIRKNMSYDNKLRLKDRSDFSHHAYDAAIIALFSNKTKTLYNLIDPSLNGIISKRSEGYWVIEDRYTGEIKELKKEDWTSIKNNVQARKIAKEIEEYLIDLDDEVFFSRKTKRKTNRQLYNETIYGIATKTDEDGITNYYKKEKFSILDDKDIYLRLLREREKFVINQSNPEVIDQIIEIIESYGKENNIPSRDEAINIKYTKNKINYNLYLKQYMRSLTKSLDQFSEEFINQMIANKTFVLYNPTKNTTRKIKFLRLVNDVKINDIRKNQVINKFNGKNNEPKAFYENINSLGAIVFKNSANNFKTLSINTQIAIFGDKNWDIEDFKTYNMEKIEKYKEIYGIDKTYNFHSFIFPGTILLDKQNKEFYYISSIQTVRDIIEIKFLNKIEFKDENKNQDTSKTPKRLMFGIKSIMNNYEQVDISPFGINKKIFE; from the coding sequence ATGGAAAAAAAGCGTAAAGTAACGTTAGGGTTTGATTTAGGTATTGCATCAGTTGGATGAGCAATTGTTGATAGCGAAACAAATCAAGTTTATAAATTGGGTTCAAGATTATTTGATGCCCCAGATACTAATTTAGAAAGAAGAACTCAAAGAGGTACTAGAAGACTTCTAAGACGTAGAAAATACAGAAACCAAAAATTTTATAATCTAGTAAAAAGAACTGAAGTTTTTGGTTTAAGTAGTAGAGAAGCAATCGAAAATAGATTTAGGGAATTATCAATAAAGTACCCAAATATTATTGAATTAAAAACTAAAGCATTATCACAGGAGGTTTGTCCTGATGAGATTGCTTGAATATTGCATGACTATCTTAAAAATAGAGGATACTTTTATGATGAAAAAGAAACAAAAGAAGATTTTGATCAACAAACAGTTGAATCAATGCCTTCATATAAATTAAATGAATTTTATAAAAAGTACGGATATTTTAAGGGTGCTTTAAGCCAACCAACTGAAAGCGAAATGAAAGATAATAAAGATCTTAAAGAAGCATTCTTTTTTGACTTTTCAAATAAAGAATGATTAAAAGAAATAAACTACTTTTTTAATGTTCAAAAAAATATTCTTTCTGAAACATTTATAGAAGAATTTAAAAAAATATTTAGTTTTACAAGAGATATTTCGAAAGGGCCAGGAAGTGATAATATGCCTAGTCCATATGGTATTTTTGGAGAATTTGGTGATAATGGCCAAGGCGGTCGTTATGAACATATTTGGGATAAAAATATTGGAAAATGCTCAATTTTTACAAATGAACAGAGAGCACCAAAATATTTACCATCTGCACTTATTTTTAATTTCTTAAATGAGTTAGCAAATATAAGATTATATAGCACGGATAAAAAGAACATACAACCACTATGAAAACTATCAAGCGTTGATAAGTTAAATATATTATTAAATCTATTTAATTTACCAATTTCAGAAAAGAAGAAAAAACTAACAAGCACAAATATAAATGATATTGTTAAAAAAGAGTCTATCAAATCTATCATGATATCAGTAGAAGATATTGATATGATAAAAGATGAATGAGCTGGTAAAGAACCTAATGTATATGGTGTTGGGTTATCTGGTTTGAACATTGAAGAAAGTGCTAAAGAAAATAAATTTAAGTTTCAAGATTTAAAAATTCTGAATGTTTTGATAAATCTCTTAGATAACGTAGGAATTAAGTTTGAATTTAAAGATAGAAATGATATTATCAAAAATCTTGAACTCCTAGATAATTTATACTTATTTTTAATTTATCAAAAAGAATCTAATAACAAAGATTCTTCAATAGATTTATTTATTGCTAAAAATGAATCACTTAATATTGAAAATTTAAAATTAAAACTTAAGGAGTTCCTTCTAGGTGCAGGTAATGAATTTGAGAATCATAATTCAAAAACACATAGTTTATCTAAGAAAGCAATTGATGAAATCTTGCCTAAATTACTGGATAATAATGAAGGATGAAACCTAGAAGCTATTAAAAACTATGACGAAGAAATTAAATCCCAAATTGAAGATAATAGTTCCTTAATGGCTAAACAAGATAAGAAATATTTAAATGATAACTTTTTAAAAGATGCAATTTTACCACCTAATGTAAAAGTAACATTTCAACAAGCAATTCTTATTTTTAATAAGATTATTCAAAAATTTTCAAAAGATTTCGAAATAGACAAAGTAGTTATTGAGTTAGCTAGAGAAATGACCCAAGACCAAGAAAATGATGCGCTTAAAGGAATTGCAAAAGCACAGAAGTCTAAAAAAAGCTTGGTTGAAGAGAGATTAGAGGCAAATAATATAGACAAATCTGTTTTTAATGATAAATATGAAAAACTTATATATAAAATATTTTTATGAATTTCTCAAGATTTTAAAGACCCTTATACAGGAGCTCAAATTTCGGTAAATGAAATTGTTAATAATAAGGTTGAAATTGACCATATAATACCTTATAGCCTATGTTTTGATGATTCAAGTGCAAATAAAGTTTTGGTTCACAAACAATCAAATCAAGAAAAAAGCAATTCATTACCATATGAATATATAAAACAAGGTCATAGTGGTTGAAATTGAGACGAATTTACGAAATATGTAAAAAGAGTTTTTGTCAATAATGTGGATTCAATTTTGAGTAAAAAAGAAAGATTAAAAAAATCAGAGAATCTACTAACTGCTTCATATGATGGTTATGACAAACTTGGTTTCTTAGCAAGAAATTTAAATGATACAAGATATGCAACAATATTATTCAGAGATCAATTAAACAATTATGCTGAGCATCATTTAATTGATAACAAGAAAATGTTTAAAGTTATAGCTATGAATGGTGCTGTTACTTCATTTATTAGAAAAAATATGTCTTATGATAATAAATTAAGACTTAAGGATAGAAGCGACTTTTCTCACCATGCTTATGATGCTGCTATAATCGCATTATTTTCAAACAAAACCAAAACACTATATAACTTAATTGACCCCTCATTAAATGGTATTATAAGTAAAAGAAGTGAAGGTTATTGAGTTATAGAAGATAGATATACTGGTGAAATAAAGGAATTAAAGAAAGAAGATTGGACAAGCATAAAGAACAATGTTCAAGCTAGAAAAATCGCTAAAGAAATAGAAGAGTATTTGATAGATCTTGATGATGAAGTATTTTTCTCTAGAAAAACAAAAAGAAAGACAAATAGACAGCTTTATAACGAAACAATCTATGGGATAGCCACAAAAACAGATGAAGATGGCATAACAAATTATTACAAAAAAGAAAAATTCAGTATTCTAGATGACAAAGACATATACTTGAGATTACTAAGGGAAAGAGAAAAATTTGTTATTAATCAATCGAATCCAGAAGTTATCGATCAAATAATCGAAATTATTGAGTCATATGGTAAAGAAAATAATATTCCATCAAGAGATGAAGCTATAAATATTAAATATACAAAAAACAAAATAAATTACAATTTATATTTAAAGCAATATATGAGATCTTTAACAAAATCACTAGATCAGTTTAGCGAAGAGTTTATTAATCAAATGATCGCTAATAAAACATTTGTTCTTTACAATCCTACTAAAAATACAACTAGAAAAATTAAGTTCTTAAGATTGGTTAATGATGTAAAAATTAATGACATAAGAAAAAATCAAGTTATAAATAAATTTAATGGCAAAAATAATGAACCCAAGGCGTTTTACGAAAACATTAATTCTCTTGGGGCAATAGTTTTTAAGAATTCAGCAAATAATTTTAAAACATTATCTATAAACACTCAAATAGCTATCTTTGGAGATAAAAATTGGGATATTGAGGACTTTAAAACCTACAACATGGAAAAAATTGAAAAATATAAAGAGATCTATGGAATTGACAAAACTTATAATTTTCATTCATTTATTTTCCCTGGAACCATTTTGCTAGATAAGCAAAATAAAGAATTTTATTATATTTCAAGTATTCAGACCGTTAGAGACATTATAGAGATTAAATTTTTAAATAAAATAGAATTTAAAGACGAAAATAAAAACCAAGATACTAGCAAAACCCCAAAGAGATTAATGTTTGGAATAAAATCTATAATGAATAATTATGAACAAGTAGATATTTCGCCTTTTGGTATAAATAAAAAAATATTTGAATAA
- the cas1 gene encoding type II CRISPR-associated endonuclease Cas1, translating to MSKKVLEISQSEYISYFLNSLIVKSNEKRIIVPISQIDTVLVSNPRCNISVPLLNELVAQNVNIIICDSKFKPTVQISPIQGYYSNKNFLNQINWSKDFKGFVWREIIKTKIVNYTKLIYYLDITSEEEIDKLIKYYESVLINDRSNCEGHAAKLSFKILYGANFSRDDENIINTFLDYGYTVLMTYVSRSIIKNGLDNRIGIFHKSFNNHFALSCDLMEPLRALIDKLVYTHIYIYGKKDFILFKKDLFCMFEEKIAIKNTKLSVNEYIDKIVKSVINNNLICEDFIIEWS from the coding sequence ATGTCGAAAAAAGTTTTAGAAATTTCACAAAGTGAATATATTTCATATTTTTTAAATTCTTTAATAGTAAAAAGTAATGAAAAGAGAATAATAGTACCTATAAGTCAAATTGACACTGTTTTAGTATCGAATCCAAGATGCAACATTTCCGTTCCCTTATTAAACGAATTAGTAGCACAAAACGTAAATATTATTATATGTGATTCAAAATTTAAACCCACTGTCCAAATTTCTCCGATTCAAGGGTATTATTCAAATAAAAATTTTTTAAATCAAATCAATTGAAGTAAGGATTTTAAGGGTTTTGTTTGAAGAGAAATAATAAAAACTAAAATAGTAAATTATACTAAGCTTATTTATTATTTAGATATAACTTCTGAAGAAGAAATCGATAAACTTATAAAGTATTATGAATCGGTTTTAATTAATGATAGATCAAACTGTGAAGGTCATGCAGCAAAGTTATCTTTTAAAATATTGTACGGAGCAAATTTTTCTAGAGATGATGAAAATATTATAAATACATTTTTGGATTATGGTTATACAGTATTGATGACATATGTATCTAGGTCGATTATAAAAAATGGATTAGACAATAGAATAGGGATATTTCACAAAAGTTTTAATAATCATTTTGCTCTTTCTTGTGATCTAATGGAACCTCTTAGGGCGCTAATTGATAAGCTAGTTTACACACACATTTATATATATGGTAAAAAGGATTTTATTTTATTCAAAAAAGATTTGTTTTGTATGTTTGAAGAAAAAATAGCAATCAAAAACACAAAATTATCAGTTAATGAATATATTGATAAAATAGTAAAAAGTGTTATTAATAATAATCTTATATGCGAGGACTTTATAATTGAATGGAGTTAA
- a CDS encoding potassium channel family protein, with product MKINLRQNYTYLHDQMTSIVWNEKINKENFNPIEYKFFRLFRNAYLILVTITCLLSLLTLFTPIQSIEREWNITISILQIFSFFFFIFDYVAHLITYKKHLFRKDINLTPHKSILKYIFSFSGIILLLCILSSLDVISRLGDINPEVEKVFNQMKFLNLARIVRFFAVLTIFSPFRTIFSVFKKQRKVLINVLLISLFLIVIFALVIWNAEATHLVEAQEKFLKEHSIQERWIAVYNIFKNTTFENEELKNAWLSNRNVTNENMALVAQNIDSYNNLSNGYVLTFVDALYFASITLTTIGYGDFLPHANISKIIVTINSLLALAIIAIPSGVIASEFLAATQEKVSSKKKSKEAKKEEIIKEVKHD from the coding sequence ATGAAAATTAATTTAAGACAAAATTATACATATTTGCATGATCAAATGACTTCTATAGTTTGAAATGAAAAAATAAACAAAGAAAATTTTAATCCAATTGAATATAAATTTTTTAGATTATTTAGAAATGCATACTTAATTTTGGTTACTATAACATGTTTATTGTCTCTTTTAACTCTTTTTACACCGATACAAAGCATTGAAAGAGAATGAAATATAACTATTTCAATTCTACAGATTTTTTCATTCTTTTTCTTTATTTTTGATTATGTTGCTCATTTGATTACTTATAAAAAACATTTATTTAGAAAAGATATTAATTTAACGCCACATAAAAGCATTCTCAAATACATCTTTTCTTTTTCTGGAATCATTTTATTATTATGTATCTTAAGTTCATTAGATGTTATTTCAAGATTAGGGGACATCAATCCAGAAGTAGAAAAAGTATTTAACCAAATGAAATTCTTGAACCTAGCAAGAATAGTTAGATTTTTTGCTGTGTTAACAATTTTTTCTCCATTTAGAACAATTTTTTCAGTATTTAAAAAGCAAAGAAAAGTTTTAATTAATGTTTTATTAATATCTTTATTTTTAATAGTTATTTTTGCATTGGTTATTTGAAATGCTGAAGCAACGCATCTAGTTGAGGCGCAAGAAAAATTTTTAAAGGAACACTCAATTCAAGAAAGATGAATTGCTGTTTATAACATTTTTAAAAATACAACATTCGAAAATGAAGAGCTTAAAAATGCTTGATTATCTAATCGTAATGTAACTAATGAGAATATGGCTCTTGTAGCTCAAAATATTGATTCATATAATAATTTAAGTAATGGATATGTTTTAACATTTGTTGATGCACTCTACTTTGCGTCAATAACATTAACAACAATAGGTTATGGAGACTTCTTGCCACATGCTAATATTAGTAAAATAATAGTGACAATAAATAGTCTTTTAGCATTAGCTATTATAGCAATTCCGTCAGGGGTTATTGCTAGTGAATTTTTGGCAGCCACACAAGAAAAAGTATCATCAAAGAAAAAATCTAAAGAAGCAAAAAAGGAAGAAATAATTAAAGAGGTAAAGCATGATTAA
- a CDS encoding deoxyribonuclease IV, which produces MIKLGSHISFKKPGYLPGAVEESLDNGANTMMIYLGAPQTTTRVPVENYRLEEYLEKYKDKIPQEDIVVHAPYVINPANPDKADYSNNFLIQEIKRMNYLGLKYLVLHPGAYTTFEIQESLDQLVDSLKFILSETEDVVICIETMSGKGTEIGINFEQIKFLLDWVKSDRLQVCLDTCHLWDAGYDIQEYEWFKDELRKYDLLKNVKVIHLNDSKNEVFSRKDRHANIGKGTIGLETLKKFVHDKDFDNIPIILETPWVDDMPIYKEEIAMLLEK; this is translated from the coding sequence ATGATTAAATTAGGATCTCATATATCATTTAAAAAACCCGGCTATTTACCGGGTGCAGTAGAAGAATCTTTAGATAATGGAGCAAACACAATGATGATTTATTTAGGTGCTCCACAAACTACAACAAGAGTTCCGGTAGAGAATTATCGTTTAGAAGAGTATCTAGAAAAATATAAAGATAAAATTCCTCAAGAAGATATAGTGGTTCATGCTCCATACGTGATAAACCCGGCAAACCCTGATAAAGCTGATTATTCTAATAATTTTTTGATTCAAGAAATTAAAAGAATGAATTATCTTGGCCTTAAATATCTAGTTTTACACCCAGGTGCATATACAACTTTTGAAATTCAGGAATCATTAGACCAGCTTGTAGATAGTTTGAAATTTATTTTAAGCGAAACAGAAGATGTTGTAATTTGTATTGAGACAATGAGCGGAAAAGGTACTGAGATTGGAATTAATTTTGAACAAATAAAATTTTTATTAGATTGAGTAAAAAGCGACAGATTACAAGTTTGTTTAGATACATGTCATTTATGAGATGCTGGTTATGATATTCAAGAATATGAATGATTTAAAGACGAATTAAGAAAATATGATTTATTAAAAAATGTTAAAGTTATTCATTTAAACGATTCAAAGAATGAAGTTTTTTCAAGAAAAGATAGACACGCAAATATTGGCAAGGGTACAATAGGACTTGAAACACTTAAGAAATTTGTCCATGATAAAGATTTTGATAACATACCGATTATTTTGGAAACTCCTTGAGTTGATGACATGCCAATTTACAAAGAAGAAATAGCAATGCTTCTAGAAAAATAA
- a CDS encoding MAGa3780 family membrane protein: MRQYIKTKLQLTTFVLGLFVLLITGFLVMANMTLSSIVGIKESSDSFYIKFGSAVGIAFHLLFYTNITNFFLGFMMLLLAYKPENEKVKTVFLSSVISITITFLVYWFLISWTQNWKNGFGVFTSLVTHAVNPILGFIVLYLFRKEIKINLWSIIISSSIIVLYFFFALFLYLGTGAEYGFKNGAVVYKFLHFYRPFFVKTENIGLIVTLDILIFIIGALIPVILTFVWKLILNLGYKKVWKNKI; encoded by the coding sequence ATGAGACAATATATAAAAACAAAATTACAATTAACAACATTTGTATTAGGTTTGTTCGTTTTGCTAATTACCGGATTTTTGGTTATGGCGAATATGACGCTATCATCAATTGTTGGTATAAAAGAAAGCAGTGACAGTTTTTACATAAAATTTGGTAGTGCTGTTGGAATTGCTTTTCACTTGCTTTTTTATACAAATATTACAAACTTCTTTTTAGGGTTTATGATGCTTTTACTTGCTTATAAACCAGAAAACGAAAAAGTTAAAACGGTTTTCTTATCTTCAGTAATTTCAATTACAATAACTTTTTTAGTTTATTGATTTTTAATTTCATGAACACAAAATTGAAAAAATGGATTTGGTGTATTTACATCTTTAGTAACACATGCCGTTAATCCTATTTTAGGTTTTATTGTTCTTTACTTATTTAGAAAAGAAATAAAAATTAATTTATGGTCTATAATAATCTCTTCATCAATTATTGTTTTGTATTTCTTCTTTGCTTTATTTTTATATTTAGGAACTGGAGCAGAATACGGATTTAAAAATGGAGCTGTAGTTTATAAATTTTTACACTTTTATAGACCGTTCTTTGTGAAAACTGAAAACATCGGTTTAATAGTTACGTTAGATATATTAATATTTATAATAGGGGCTTTAATTCCGGTAATTTTAACTTTTGTATGAAAACTTATTTTAAACTTGGGATACAAAAAAGTTTGAAAAAATAAAATTTAA